In Hydra vulgaris chromosome 06, alternate assembly HydraT2T_AEP, a genomic segment contains:
- the LOC136081164 gene encoding uncharacterized protein LOC136081164 — protein MLSDETRDDPIINPKDRFKIECLNSIEDRFNQLNEHCDAFQFLYDIANIKKDFSKESLRENFLNFQKILGPDTSADIDGMELLDELLALSKLIEPKTSSLKILEFMLRNNNFTPNVSIALRILLTQPVSVASRECSFLKLKLVKDYLRSTTSQSRLTGFFLISIESDMARKLDFTELLKGLHLKRVKK, from the coding sequence ATGCTTTCTGATGAAACTCGAGATGATCCCATTATAAATCCAAAAGATAGATTTAAAATAGAATGTTTAAATTCGATTGAAGACAGATTTAACCAGTTAAATGAACACTGTGATGCTTTTCAATTCTTGTACGatattgcaaatataaaaaaagatttttcaaaggAAAGTcttagagaaaattttttaaactttcaaaaaatattaggcCCAGATACTTCTGCAGATATTGATGGCATGGAATTATTAGATGAATTGCTTGCATTGTCTAAATTAATTGAACCAAAAACGTCATCATTAAAAATACTAGAGTTTATGTTAAGAAACAATAATTTCACTCCAAATGTTTCTATTGCTTTACGAATTCTGTTAACACAGCCGGTATCAGTTGCATCTAGAGAgtgtagttttttaaaactgaaattagtTAAAGATTACTTAAGATCTACTACGTCACAAAGTCGTttgacaggtttttttttaatttccatagAAAGTGATATGGCTAGAAAATTAGATTTTACTGAATTATTGAAGGGTTTGCATCTGAAAAGAGTAAAAAAGTGA